One stretch of Actinacidiphila sp. DG2A-62 DNA includes these proteins:
- a CDS encoding carbohydrate ABC transporter permease, giving the protein MAVTDSPRPSARPAPRRPAAVRTGSGRSRRGRVRTARLAVDAVLLLFSVLYLVPLLWMLLASFNEHASFRLSVPSPSTANFDHVLTWNTTFRPMLNGLLLCGGGTLVCVVCSILAAYPLSRYRSRLRRPFLYTILFTTGLPITAVMIPVYSMFVQVDLIDSMPAATLFLAASALPFGIWLMKNFMDGVPVVLEEAARIDGANSLQVLWRIVLPLMWPGVIVVTIFTFISMWGNFFVPFILLLSPEKLPASVSVFNFLSAHDYTQYGQLSAFSILYSVPVVMLYLVLARRLGGGFALGGALKG; this is encoded by the coding sequence ATGGCCGTCACCGACAGCCCCCGACCCAGCGCCCGGCCCGCGCCGCGGCGCCCGGCCGCGGTCCGCACCGGCTCCGGGCGCTCCCGGCGGGGCCGGGTCAGGACCGCCCGGCTGGCCGTGGACGCCGTCCTGCTGCTGTTCTCGGTGCTCTACCTGGTGCCGCTGCTGTGGATGCTGCTCGCCTCGTTCAACGAGCACGCCTCCTTCCGGCTGTCCGTGCCGTCGCCGAGCACCGCCAACTTCGACCACGTGCTCACCTGGAACACCACCTTCCGGCCGATGCTCAACGGACTGCTGCTGTGCGGCGGCGGCACCCTGGTCTGCGTGGTGTGCTCGATCCTCGCCGCCTACCCGCTGTCGCGGTACCGCTCCCGGCTGCGGCGGCCCTTCCTCTACACCATCCTGTTCACCACCGGACTGCCGATCACCGCCGTGATGATCCCGGTGTACAGCATGTTCGTGCAGGTCGACCTGATCGACTCGATGCCGGCGGCGACGCTCTTCCTGGCCGCGTCCGCGCTGCCGTTCGGGATCTGGCTGATGAAGAACTTCATGGACGGGGTGCCGGTGGTGCTGGAGGAGGCGGCGCGGATCGACGGCGCCAACTCCCTGCAGGTGCTCTGGCGGATCGTGCTGCCGCTGATGTGGCCCGGCGTGATCGTCGTGACCATCTTCACCTTCATCAGCATGTGGGGGAACTTCTTCGTCCCCTTCATCCTCCTGCTGTCGCCGGAGAAACTGCCCGCGTCGGTGAGCGTGTTCAATTTCCTCAGCGCCCACGACTACACGCAGTACGGGCAGTTGTCCGCGTTCTCGATCCTCTACTCGGTCCCCGTCGTGATGCTCTACCTGGTG
- a CDS encoding carbohydrate ABC transporter permease: MPSAAAGALRGLPLLPSLVLLAVFLAGPIGTCVYYAFTDMQLTGASGTHFTGLHNFSRAFGDSDFTNAVELTLLFVVGSAVIGQNTLGLALAVLMEKASKPIRSLTSAVVIAAWVLPEVVAGYLMYAFFFQQGSLNSILHFLHLPRQNWLYTLPILAVCLANMWRGTAFSMLVYSAALGDVPRELVEAAEVDGAGPWQRLWRVTLPVIRRSILTNLMLITLQTLSVFGLIYTMTRGGPGNKTETLPIFMYQQAFQNSLIGYGTAIALVLLVVGALFSVVYIRLLKVEED, encoded by the coding sequence CTGCCGTCCGCGGCCGCCGGCGCGCTGCGCGGGCTGCCGCTGCTGCCGTCGCTGGTACTGCTCGCGGTCTTCCTCGCCGGACCCATCGGCACATGCGTCTACTACGCCTTCACCGACATGCAGCTCACCGGCGCCTCCGGCACCCACTTCACCGGGCTGCACAACTTCAGCCGGGCCTTCGGCGACTCGGACTTCACCAACGCCGTCGAGCTGACCCTGCTGTTCGTGGTCGGCTCCGCGGTGATCGGTCAGAACACCCTCGGCCTGGCGCTGGCCGTGCTGATGGAGAAGGCGTCCAAGCCGATCCGCTCGCTCACCAGCGCCGTGGTGATCGCCGCGTGGGTGCTGCCGGAAGTCGTCGCCGGCTACCTGATGTACGCCTTCTTCTTCCAGCAGGGCTCGCTCAACTCGATCCTGCACTTCCTGCACCTGCCGCGGCAGAACTGGCTCTACACGCTGCCGATCCTGGCGGTGTGCCTCGCCAACATGTGGCGCGGCACGGCCTTCTCGATGCTGGTGTACTCCGCGGCCCTCGGCGACGTGCCGCGCGAGCTGGTCGAGGCCGCCGAGGTGGACGGCGCCGGCCCCTGGCAGCGGCTGTGGCGGGTCACGCTGCCGGTGATCCGCCGCTCCATCCTGACCAACCTGATGCTGATCACGCTGCAGACCCTGTCGGTCTTCGGCCTGATCTACACCATGACCCGCGGCGGCCCCGGCAACAAGACCGAGACGCTGCCGATCTTCATGTACCAGCAGGCCTTCCAGAACAGCCTGATCGGCTACGGCACGGCCATCGCGCTGGTGTTGCTGGTGGTCGGCGCGCTGTTCTCGGTGGTCTACATCAGGCTGCTGAAGGTGGAGGAGGACTGA
- a CDS encoding extracellular solute-binding protein, producing the protein MRTRLTVTVGIAVITSVLAAAASGCGSGSGSGGKTIKVVFQKQLNSSNTVQPDYLAGQVKAFEKANPGTTVKLVPVTASENDYYTKIQLMMRSPVTAPDLVYEDTATINSDVASGYLKPLDSYLATWKDWGQYAAASKAAMKYAKDGKTYGVPDNTDTRGIWYNKTLFQRAGIAVPWQPKTWDDVLGAARTIKAKVPGVTPLNVYTGTAGGEQSSMQGFEMLLYGTPAGGSALYDASKQKWVVGSTGFKDALNFVHTVYSENLGPKVQQALDVNIGASVGTEMIPQGKLAIDIDGSWMPNNWIRTGPKPWPQWQTTMGQAAMPTQHGQGKGRISMSGGWAWSIPAKAKNTDLAWKFLQSLETERASAQWNNVNATIPVRQDVAADPAYLKALPTNQFFSGLVADTYYRPGVPTYTQVSTAIQKAMESVTTGQASVDKAASTYDGDVKSAVGADQTVQGAQ; encoded by the coding sequence GTGCGCACGAGACTCACCGTCACCGTCGGCATCGCCGTCATCACCAGTGTGCTGGCCGCGGCCGCGTCCGGCTGCGGCTCCGGTTCCGGCAGCGGGGGCAAGACGATCAAGGTCGTCTTCCAGAAGCAGCTGAACAGCAGCAACACGGTGCAACCGGACTACCTGGCCGGCCAGGTCAAGGCGTTCGAGAAGGCGAACCCCGGCACCACGGTCAAACTCGTGCCCGTCACCGCGAGCGAGAACGACTACTACACCAAGATCCAGCTGATGATGCGCTCCCCGGTCACCGCGCCCGACCTGGTCTACGAGGACACCGCCACCATCAACTCCGACGTCGCCAGCGGCTATCTCAAGCCGCTGGACAGCTACCTCGCCACCTGGAAGGACTGGGGCCAGTACGCCGCGGCGTCCAAGGCCGCGATGAAGTACGCCAAGGACGGCAAGACTTACGGCGTCCCGGACAACACCGACACCCGCGGCATCTGGTACAACAAGACCCTCTTCCAGCGGGCCGGCATAGCCGTGCCCTGGCAGCCCAAGACGTGGGACGACGTGCTCGGCGCCGCCCGCACCATCAAGGCCAAGGTCCCCGGCGTCACCCCGCTCAACGTCTACACCGGCACCGCCGGCGGCGAGCAGTCCTCCATGCAGGGCTTCGAGATGCTGCTGTACGGCACGCCGGCCGGCGGCAGCGCGCTCTACGACGCGAGCAAGCAGAAGTGGGTGGTCGGCAGCACCGGCTTCAAGGACGCGCTGAACTTCGTGCACACCGTCTACAGCGAGAACCTCGGCCCCAAGGTGCAGCAGGCGCTCGACGTCAACATCGGCGCGTCCGTCGGCACCGAGATGATCCCGCAGGGCAAGCTCGCCATCGACATCGACGGCTCCTGGATGCCCAACAACTGGATCCGCACCGGCCCCAAGCCCTGGCCGCAGTGGCAGACCACGATGGGCCAGGCCGCGATGCCCACCCAGCACGGGCAGGGCAAGGGCAGGATCAGCATGTCCGGCGGCTGGGCCTGGTCGATCCCGGCGAAGGCCAAGAACACCGACCTGGCCTGGAAGTTCCTCCAGTCGCTGGAGACCGAGCGGGCCTCCGCGCAGTGGAACAACGTCAACGCGACCATCCCGGTCCGCCAGGACGTCGCCGCCGACCCCGCGTACCTCAAGGCACTGCCCACCAACCAGTTCTTCAGCGGGCTGGTCGCCGACACCTACTACCGGCCCGGCGTGCCCACGTACACCCAGGTCTCCACCGCCATCCAGAAGGCCATGGAGTCCGTCACCACCGGCCAGGCGTCCGTGGACAAGGCGGCGAGCACCTACGACGGCGACGTGAAGTCCGCGGTCGGCGCCGACCAGACCGTCCAGGGCGCGCAGTGA
- a CDS encoding ROK family transcriptional regulator, with product MTQGGTNLPRVGGYNQAVVLDAIRTAGPVSRVELAPLTGLTSQTVSNVVRRLLAAGLISESGHAPSSGGKRRTLLSPRADGAFAVGVQLDPDAAVIVVVDLAGEVLASRRVKLADPADPAEVVKRVAAAAQRLTARTAVDPARLLGTGIATPGPIDATAGDVVSPPNFSGWGRVPLREMFAAATGMPVAMDNDATAAAIGERWIGGRARAGSFLFLYFGTGIGAGIVLNNTVLHGDSGNAGEFGHMAVQPGGRTCQCGSTDCVGPYVSPSGVMADLLERHGAATARRLGLAGTQESAHADWKALCRAARRGDPAAEDVIRSAAARIGRAARGAAALLDVDRVVLGGEALHGIESIMCEEVDAAVNTTSVARSIRRVAVERSVIGEAVGAVGAASLILHGTYAPGWRMLTQA from the coding sequence GTGACGCAGGGTGGAACCAACCTGCCCCGGGTGGGGGGCTACAACCAGGCGGTGGTGCTGGACGCGATCCGCACGGCGGGCCCGGTCAGCCGGGTCGAGCTGGCGCCGCTGACCGGCCTGACCAGCCAGACCGTCTCCAACGTGGTGCGCCGGCTGCTGGCGGCCGGCCTGATCAGCGAGTCCGGGCACGCGCCGTCCAGCGGCGGCAAGCGTCGTACGCTGCTGTCGCCGCGGGCGGACGGCGCCTTCGCGGTGGGGGTGCAGCTCGATCCGGACGCGGCGGTGATCGTGGTGGTGGACCTGGCCGGCGAGGTGCTGGCCTCGCGGCGGGTCAAGCTCGCCGATCCGGCCGACCCCGCGGAGGTGGTGAAGCGGGTCGCGGCGGCGGCGCAGCGGCTGACCGCGCGCACGGCGGTGGACCCGGCCCGGCTGCTGGGCACCGGCATCGCCACGCCGGGGCCGATCGACGCGACGGCCGGCGACGTGGTGTCCCCGCCGAACTTCTCCGGGTGGGGGCGGGTGCCGCTGCGGGAGATGTTCGCGGCGGCCACCGGGATGCCGGTGGCGATGGACAACGACGCGACGGCGGCGGCGATCGGCGAGCGCTGGATCGGCGGGCGGGCCCGGGCCGGGAGCTTCCTCTTCCTGTACTTCGGCACCGGGATCGGCGCCGGCATCGTGCTCAACAACACGGTGCTGCACGGTGATTCGGGCAACGCGGGCGAGTTCGGGCACATGGCGGTGCAGCCGGGCGGCCGGACCTGCCAGTGCGGCAGCACCGACTGCGTCGGCCCGTACGTGAGCCCGTCGGGGGTGATGGCCGACCTGCTGGAGCGGCACGGCGCCGCGACCGCGCGCCGCCTGGGCCTGGCCGGGACGCAGGAGTCGGCGCACGCCGACTGGAAGGCGCTGTGCCGGGCGGCCCGGCGCGGCGACCCGGCGGCGGAGGACGTCATCCGCTCGGCCGCCGCCCGCATCGGCCGGGCCGCCCGCGGCGCGGCCGCCCTCCTCGACGTCGACCGGGTCGTGCTCGGCGGCGAGGCGCTGCACGGCATCGAGTCGATCATGTGCGAGGAGGTCGACGCGGCGGTCAACACCACCTCGGTGGCCCGCTCCATCCGCCGGGTGGCCGTCGAGCGCAGCGTGATCGGCGAGGCGGTGGGAGCGGTGGGAGCGGCGTCCCTGATCCTGCACGGCACCTACGCGCCGGGCTGGCGGATGCTCACCCAGGCGTAG
- a CDS encoding carbohydrate ABC transporter permease translates to MAVLAVPFVFPTWWMITSSLLPENEVLGYPPKLLPLHPQWSNYSTAFADYPLGRQYLNSLYIALLVTAGTMLFSSLSGYAFARIPFPGDKVLFPLILSGLLIPTEVTIIPLFKMVDRLGLTNTHWPLIVIPILGAPSVLGTFVMRQFFLAVPDELEDAGRIDGLGRLGLYARVALPLARPALASVAIFTFLNSWNMYLEPLVYETDKSNYTLPVALTQYTDAYGSHLWNIQLAASVTTVVPVLLVFIAAQRHFVEGLAQTGLKG, encoded by the coding sequence ATGGCCGTGCTCGCGGTGCCGTTCGTCTTCCCGACCTGGTGGATGATCACCTCCTCGCTGCTGCCCGAGAACGAGGTGCTCGGCTATCCGCCCAAGCTGCTGCCGCTGCACCCGCAGTGGTCCAACTACTCGACCGCGTTCGCCGACTACCCGCTGGGCCGCCAGTACCTCAACAGCCTCTACATCGCGCTGCTGGTCACCGCCGGCACGATGCTCTTCTCGTCGCTGTCCGGGTACGCCTTCGCGCGCATACCGTTCCCCGGCGACAAGGTGCTGTTCCCGCTGATCCTCAGCGGACTGCTGATCCCGACCGAGGTCACGATCATCCCGCTGTTCAAGATGGTCGACCGGCTCGGGCTGACCAACACCCACTGGCCGCTGATCGTCATCCCGATCCTCGGCGCGCCCAGCGTGCTGGGCACCTTCGTGATGCGGCAGTTCTTCCTCGCGGTCCCCGACGAGCTGGAGGACGCCGGCCGCATCGACGGGCTCGGCCGGCTCGGCCTGTACGCCCGGGTGGCGCTGCCGCTGGCCCGCCCCGCGCTCGCCTCGGTCGCCATCTTCACCTTCCTGAACAGCTGGAACATGTACCTCGAACCGCTCGTCTACGAGACGGACAAGAGCAACTACACGCTGCCGGTGGCACTCACCCAGTACACCGACGCGTACGGTTCCCACCTGTGGAACATCCAGCTCGCGGCCTCGGTGACGACCGTCGTCCCGGTGCTGCTGGTGTTCATCGCCGCCCAGCGGCACTTCGTCGAAGGTCTCGCCCAGACCGGTCTGAAAGGCTGA
- a CDS encoding carbohydrate ABC transporter permease, producing MRTDLSTRPTRRTARGRARAARPPAAAPGRFWTLRRRDHLSGWLFVLPQTLGFLAFVLYPLAAVVYYSFHTSNVLSGVTRFSGTKNYAQLLHDPATPHVARATVLFCVGLVVINIALAMLLAVLLNQKLRGTTVFRTLFFSPVVVSLVAWTITWNFLLQNNGGINALLHTVGVDGPNWLRGDDSALVSVVIVQVFKNVGLNMVLFLAALQGVPRSLLEAAEIDGAGPWRRFRSVVLPMISPTTLLTAIVTVSGSLQVFAQIQILTEGGPGNHTNVLVYFFYQQAFDNHDFGYGSAVAVVLFVIILVLTLIQWHLRKRWVFYES from the coding sequence ATGCGCACGGACCTCTCGACGCGGCCGACCCGGCGCACGGCGCGCGGACGCGCCCGCGCCGCCCGGCCGCCGGCCGCCGCGCCGGGACGGTTCTGGACCCTGCGCCGGCGGGACCACCTCAGCGGCTGGCTGTTCGTCCTGCCGCAGACCCTCGGCTTCCTCGCCTTCGTCCTCTACCCGCTGGCCGCCGTCGTCTACTACAGCTTCCACACCTCCAACGTGCTGTCCGGGGTCACCAGGTTCTCCGGCACCAAGAACTACGCGCAGCTGCTGCACGACCCGGCCACCCCGCACGTCGCCCGCGCCACCGTGCTGTTCTGCGTCGGCCTGGTCGTGATCAACATCGCGCTGGCGATGCTGCTGGCGGTGCTGCTCAACCAGAAGCTGCGCGGCACCACCGTGTTCCGCACGCTGTTCTTCTCGCCCGTCGTGGTGTCCCTGGTGGCCTGGACGATCACCTGGAACTTCCTGCTGCAGAACAACGGCGGCATCAACGCGCTGCTGCACACGGTCGGCGTCGACGGCCCCAACTGGCTGCGCGGCGACGACTCCGCGCTGGTGTCGGTCGTGATCGTCCAGGTGTTCAAGAACGTCGGCCTCAACATGGTGCTGTTCCTCGCGGCGCTCCAGGGCGTGCCGCGCTCGCTGCTGGAGGCCGCCGAGATCGACGGCGCCGGGCCGTGGCGGCGCTTCCGCTCGGTCGTGCTGCCGATGATCAGCCCCACCACGCTGCTCACCGCGATCGTCACCGTCAGCGGCTCGCTCCAGGTGTTCGCCCAGATCCAGATCCTCACCGAGGGCGGCCCGGGCAACCACACCAACGTCCTCGTCTACTTCTTCTACCAGCAGGCCTTCGACAACCACGACTTCGGCTACGGCAGCGCCGTGGCCGTGGTGCTGTTCGTGATCATCCTGGTGCTCACCCTCATCCAGTGGCACCTGCGCAAGAGGTGGGTCTTCTATGAGTCGTGA
- a CDS encoding LacI family DNA-binding transcriptional regulator has product MTERRRRVTQAEVARLAGVSQAMVSLVLNGSDGVRVAPQTRKRVEEALRQTGYTVDIMGRRLRGKSNQILGVFTYESVFPSGSADFYGPFLGGIEEESEAQGFDLLLFTSPGRRQGRRKVYEQGSNRLGIADGCILLGRHTDRAELDRLVDERFPFVFIGRRESSAGPVSYVGADYAAATAALYDRMWALGHRTVALVGYREESESTADRRAGYLAAARRHRKTPLALTDDDPSSVFDRLRADGVTAALVETTEMASALRALYVRAGLAVPADLSIGVLGDTDPTQTSAWPRHAAAEADDWTTFRIPRREMGARAVRMLVGMLRGEMEPGRGTQVLLPCDLVDGATTTPPPARARVRGRR; this is encoded by the coding sequence GTGACGGAACGCCGCAGACGGGTTACCCAGGCCGAGGTGGCTCGGCTCGCCGGAGTCTCGCAGGCGATGGTCTCGCTGGTGCTCAACGGCTCCGACGGGGTGCGCGTCGCCCCGCAGACCCGCAAGCGCGTCGAGGAGGCGCTGCGGCAGACCGGCTACACCGTGGACATCATGGGACGGCGGCTGCGCGGCAAGTCCAACCAGATCCTCGGGGTGTTCACCTACGAGTCGGTGTTCCCCTCCGGCTCGGCGGACTTCTACGGGCCCTTCCTCGGCGGCATCGAGGAGGAGTCCGAGGCGCAGGGCTTCGACCTGCTGCTGTTCACCAGCCCCGGCCGCCGGCAGGGCCGGCGCAAGGTCTACGAGCAGGGCTCCAACCGGCTCGGCATCGCCGACGGCTGCATCCTGCTCGGCCGCCACACCGACCGCGCCGAACTGGACCGGCTGGTCGACGAGCGGTTCCCGTTCGTCTTCATCGGCCGCCGCGAGTCCTCGGCGGGACCGGTGAGCTACGTCGGCGCGGACTACGCCGCGGCCACCGCCGCGCTCTACGACCGGATGTGGGCGCTCGGCCACCGCACGGTGGCGCTGGTCGGCTACCGCGAGGAGAGCGAGTCGACGGCCGACCGGCGCGCCGGCTACCTGGCCGCGGCGCGGCGGCACCGCAAGACGCCGCTGGCCCTCACCGACGACGACCCGTCCTCGGTCTTCGACCGGCTGCGCGCCGACGGCGTCACCGCGGCCCTGGTGGAGACCACCGAGATGGCCTCCGCGCTGCGCGCGCTGTACGTGCGGGCCGGGCTCGCCGTGCCCGCCGACCTGTCGATCGGCGTGCTGGGCGACACCGATCCCACGCAGACCTCGGCCTGGCCGCGGCACGCCGCCGCGGAGGCGGACGACTGGACCACCTTCCGCATCCCGCGGCGCGAGATGGGCGCCCGCGCGGTACGCATGCTGGTCGGCATGCTGCGCGGCGAGATGGAACCGGGCCGCGGCACGCAGGTCCTGCTCCCGTGCGACCTGGTCGACGGCGCGACGACGACCCCGCCCCCCGCCCGTGCCCGGGTCCGCGGCCGACGCTGA
- a CDS encoding polysaccharide lyase 8 family protein → MSDAHPSRGVSRRSALLAGAALAPAWLLGSALGAPARAEAASAAHFAQIRGQWLATLIGDYDASDPVISGYVRAMADTAQGLWSTMNTSASRTYLWADLDSDTVSAVQRDVIGRLRQLALAYASPGSPLAGNPTLLADLRSALDWFLSHKYGVGASYDNWWDFQIGIPLALNDTCLALHPHLTSAEISTATAAIARYAPDPTRVGGGPATGANLNWACSIATVRGALSEDASVIDAAMAAIAKLFPYSTSGDGFYPDGGFVQHAVYAYNGSYGVSLLQYLTYLLVALKDTPWAATADQVQRVYTWVEANYRPWIYRGAFMDMVRGRALSRFYETDHRIGRLTTATLLQLAGVFPADQAHTVRAQAKGWITADTNLDFFAYDPVPLEQVRLSSVALGRAVVQDPGVPAAAESATSVVAASMARVVHRRPGFAFGIAMDSTRIKPYESANKENLQGWYTGEGATYLYLPTQPGHWTNAYWPTADKYRVPGVTLDTKTLALGANRGSTNTWAGGALLDGNVAAGMGLSFAVQTLTGRKSWFCVEDAIICLGAGISSTDGHTVESVIENRNIGPNGRTNVRVDGSVVLATPSGTPTVFQPRWITIDTIGGYVFPAGGHVTMVREDRTGRWTDMDHRGVYDDTASYTRRFVTLWVDHGVSPSGGGYRWIQLPTATEEQTAAFAASNDVTVAANTPQVQAVRRSGSGVAMANVWQAGAPKAAGIQVDRTASVVTRRAGGQVGVAVSDPTQSLTGSVTVTVDGPVTGVVSLDPGVTVLATSPNLRLRVEVGGAAGRSFVARFTA, encoded by the coding sequence ATGTCCGACGCACACCCGTCCCGTGGCGTCTCCCGCCGCTCCGCCCTGCTGGCCGGCGCCGCGCTGGCCCCCGCGTGGCTCCTCGGCTCGGCCCTGGGCGCACCGGCCCGCGCCGAGGCGGCCTCCGCCGCGCACTTCGCACAGATCCGCGGCCAGTGGCTCGCCACCCTGATCGGCGACTACGACGCCTCGGACCCGGTGATCTCCGGCTACGTGCGGGCGATGGCCGACACCGCCCAGGGCCTGTGGTCGACGATGAACACCTCCGCCTCGCGCACCTACCTGTGGGCGGACCTGGACAGCGACACCGTCTCGGCGGTGCAGCGCGACGTGATCGGGCGGCTGCGCCAACTCGCCCTGGCCTACGCCTCGCCCGGCTCGCCGCTGGCCGGGAACCCGACGCTGCTGGCCGATCTGAGGTCCGCGCTGGACTGGTTCCTGTCGCACAAGTACGGCGTCGGCGCGAGCTACGACAACTGGTGGGACTTCCAGATCGGCATACCGCTGGCGCTCAACGACACCTGCCTGGCGCTGCACCCGCACCTGACGTCGGCCGAGATCTCCACCGCGACGGCCGCCATCGCCCGGTACGCGCCCGACCCCACCCGGGTCGGCGGCGGCCCCGCCACCGGCGCCAACCTCAACTGGGCCTGCTCGATCGCGACCGTGCGCGGCGCGCTGAGCGAGGACGCGAGCGTGATCGACGCCGCCATGGCCGCGATCGCGAAGCTCTTCCCGTACAGCACCTCCGGCGACGGCTTCTACCCCGACGGCGGCTTCGTCCAGCACGCGGTCTACGCCTACAACGGCTCCTACGGGGTCTCGCTGCTGCAGTACCTCACCTATCTGCTGGTCGCCCTCAAGGACACCCCGTGGGCGGCGACCGCGGACCAGGTGCAGCGCGTGTACACCTGGGTCGAGGCCAACTACCGGCCGTGGATCTACCGCGGCGCGTTCATGGACATGGTGCGCGGACGGGCGCTGTCCCGCTTCTACGAGACCGACCACCGCATCGGCCGGCTCACCACCGCCACCCTGCTGCAACTGGCCGGCGTCTTCCCTGCGGACCAGGCGCACACCGTCCGCGCCCAGGCCAAGGGATGGATCACCGCCGACACCAACCTGGACTTCTTCGCCTACGACCCGGTGCCGCTGGAGCAGGTGCGGCTGTCCTCGGTGGCGCTCGGCCGCGCGGTGGTCCAGGACCCGGGCGTCCCGGCGGCGGCGGAGTCCGCCACGTCGGTGGTCGCCGCCTCGATGGCCCGAGTGGTGCACCGGCGGCCGGGGTTCGCCTTCGGCATCGCCATGGACTCCACCCGCATCAAGCCGTACGAGTCCGCCAACAAGGAGAACCTGCAGGGCTGGTACACCGGCGAGGGCGCCACCTACCTCTACCTGCCCACCCAGCCGGGCCACTGGACGAACGCCTACTGGCCGACCGCGGACAAGTACCGGGTGCCCGGCGTCACCCTCGACACCAAGACCCTCGCGCTGGGCGCCAACCGCGGCTCCACCAACACCTGGGCCGGCGGCGCGCTGCTGGACGGGAACGTGGCCGCCGGCATGGGGCTGTCGTTCGCCGTGCAGACGCTCACCGGCCGCAAGTCGTGGTTCTGCGTCGAGGACGCGATCATCTGCCTGGGCGCGGGCATCAGCAGCACCGACGGCCACACCGTCGAGTCGGTCATCGAGAACCGCAACATCGGTCCGAACGGACGGACCAACGTACGCGTCGACGGCTCGGTGGTGCTCGCCACGCCCAGCGGCACCCCGACGGTCTTCCAGCCGCGGTGGATCACCATCGACACCATCGGCGGCTACGTCTTCCCGGCCGGCGGCCACGTGACGATGGTGCGCGAGGACCGCACCGGCAGGTGGACGGACATGGACCACCGCGGTGTGTACGACGACACGGCCTCCTACACCCGACGCTTCGTCACCCTGTGGGTCGACCACGGCGTGAGCCCCTCGGGAGGCGGCTACCGCTGGATCCAGCTTCCGACGGCGACCGAGGAGCAGACCGCCGCCTTCGCGGCGTCCAACGACGTCACGGTCGCCGCCAACACCCCGCAGGTGCAGGCCGTGCGGCGGTCCGGCTCCGGGGTGGCGATGGCCAACGTGTGGCAGGCCGGCGCGCCCAAGGCGGCGGGCATCCAGGTCGACAGGACCGCGTCGGTGGTGACCCGGCGGGCCGGCGGCCAGGTCGGCGTGGCGGTGAGCGATCCGACCCAGAGCCTCACCGGCTCGGTGACGGTCACCGTGGACGGCCCGGTGACCGGAGTGGTCTCCCTCGACCCGGGCGTGACCGTCCTGGCCACCTCGCCGAACCTGCGGCTGCGGGTCGAGGTGGGCGGCGCGGCGGGCAGGTCCTTCGTGGCACGATTCACCGCGTGA
- a CDS encoding cupin domain-containing protein gives MKDEHEFFPADALPWRPGPQPGTAEKVLSRDPADPDVLTRLVRWDPGFATDAGVIRHEWAEEVYLLEGDHHDLTLDTTFRAGSFAARPPAMPHGPYRTDNGCVMLEIRYRA, from the coding sequence ATGAAGGACGAGCACGAGTTCTTCCCGGCGGACGCCCTGCCGTGGCGGCCGGGCCCGCAGCCCGGCACCGCGGAGAAGGTCCTGAGCCGGGACCCGGCCGACCCCGACGTGCTGACCCGCCTGGTCCGCTGGGACCCCGGCTTCGCCACCGACGCCGGCGTGATCCGCCACGAGTGGGCCGAGGAGGTCTACCTGCTCGAAGGCGACCACCACGACCTCACCCTCGACACGACCTTCCGGGCCGGCTCCTTCGCGGCCCGCCCGCCGGCCATGCCCCACGGCCCCTACCGCACGGACAACGGCTGCGTGATGCTGGAGATCCGCTACCGGGCGTGA
- a CDS encoding TetR/AcrR family transcriptional regulator, with translation MNPRERRAARHRNQEGEAGSGTRRRRAPITVEQVVDTALGIVAAEGFDALTMRRVAAALDTGPASLYAHVVNKADLDELLIGRLCAGLVLPEPDPATWRDQIRDVCAAMRDEYLRYPGISRAALAMAPTDLETLRVSEGMLAILLAGGVAPQTAAWAIDALVLYVAAYCLETSIVRQRAQDDDAVWVLDRDEMTRRLAALPAGAFPHTTRHAAELTAGDGHDRFDFALALMVDGLAGRPARPAGRAAPGGHGRASSPAGGTGEGRTAG, from the coding sequence GTGAATCCGAGAGAGCGGCGTGCCGCGCGGCACCGGAACCAGGAGGGCGAGGCCGGCTCGGGGACGCGTCGTCGTCGCGCGCCGATCACCGTCGAGCAGGTGGTCGACACCGCCCTCGGCATCGTCGCCGCCGAGGGCTTCGACGCGCTGACGATGCGCCGGGTCGCCGCCGCGCTCGACACCGGGCCCGCCTCGCTCTACGCCCATGTGGTCAACAAGGCCGACCTCGACGAGCTGCTCATCGGGCGGCTGTGCGCCGGCCTCGTCCTGCCCGAGCCCGACCCCGCGACCTGGCGCGACCAGATCCGCGACGTCTGCGCGGCGATGCGCGACGAGTACCTGCGCTACCCGGGCATCTCCCGGGCCGCGCTCGCCATGGCCCCCACCGACCTGGAGACGCTGCGGGTCAGCGAGGGGATGCTGGCGATCCTGCTGGCCGGCGGCGTCGCCCCGCAGACCGCCGCGTGGGCCATCGACGCCCTCGTGCTCTACGTCGCCGCGTACTGCCTGGAAACCTCGATCGTCCGGCAGCGGGCGCAGGACGACGACGCGGTCTGGGTGCTCGACCGCGACGAGATGACCCGCCGGCTGGCCGCCCTGCCCGCCGGGGCCTTCCCGCACACCACCCGTCACGCCGCCGAACTCACCGCGGGCGACGGCCACGACCGCTTCGACTTCGCCCTCGCCCTGATGGTCGACGGCCTGGCCGGCCGCCCGGCGCGGCCCGCGGGCCGGGCCGCGCCCGGGGGGCACGGCCGCGCGTCCTCCCCCGCCGGCGGGACCGGGGAAGGGCGCACGGCCGGCTGA